AGTGATTTGGAAAATGAAATGATGGGCAACTTGAAAGTTGTGGCCACTAGTATTTGCAGTGCACATTGCAGAATGTAATgtagtttctttttcttttttggttgCTGTTGTATCTGTAGATGCTGTTTTAGCAAAGGTGAATGAAGAGAAGAGAGCAGCTCTTGTCAAAGCATGGGAAGAGAATGAAGTAGCAAAAGCtgataacaagtaagttattaactATATTACACCCCGGGGGCCATGTTGCCCTTTTTAGGGCTACTCTCATGACCAGATTTGTGAGAGAATAGCACCCACCTTATTTTAATAAGGGGTTCTGAAGAAATGCAGCAGAATTAAACAAATTGCTTGAATCCTGATTACAATTGTGATATCATTGGTTTAGGTACCACAAAGCATTGACAAATATTATTGCATGGGAAAACACAAAGAAGTCTTCAACTGAAACAAAGCTGAGAAAAGCAGAGGTAAAATATTTTCCTCTTCTCCATACTCGATGGATAGAATTTGATATTAACATGACTAGCCAATAGAATGTATAGCAATGTCAATCAAGCGAGCTCTTTAATATACTAAATTACAACTCTTCTTGACTAGTCGTTAAGTTTGTAAAAGAATTCTCAGTGGAGTGTTTGTTAATGGCATCCAATCTTTAGGACATTCATGCTTGAagcaaactctttctcctttttttTATTTAGAACTGAAACTTCAGCTAGTGAGCTGAACACCagtttggcatttttgttgttggCAATAAAAGCAATCAAGTAAGGTTTTCTTTTAACTTGATTGTATCTAAGAGAGTCTACACATTTGCAGGAGAagttggagaagaagaaagcagattATATtgagaaaatgaaaaatgaaatcgCTACCATCCACAGGAAGGCAGAAGAGAAGAAGGCAATGGTGGAGGCTAAACGTGGAGAGGAGTTCCTCAAGGCAGAGGAGATGGGAGCCAAGTATCGTGCAGAAGGCCATTTGCCAAAGAAGTTCTTGCTCTGCTTCAGTGCCTAGCAAGTTTTCAGTCTAGTTGATGTGAATCACCCTGTTCACATATGTTTAGACATGTAGAATATTAAGTTATCATCATTAAGCAGTATTCTTGAGTATATTTCACGTCTCAAATTGTTCAACTTTTGATAGATGTGTAGAGGATTGCTTTTTATATTTCAGGGACAGGCCTTGTGGTTTATAAGAAAACTGCTTGCTAGTGTTTGGTGTGCTGATCTGAGGTCAGATCTGATTCTTGTATTGCTTTGTATGTGTGCATATATGTTGATTTGTATAAAATACACATTCTACAGTGGCATGCTGATTGTATGCTTTTAAGAACCAAATAAAGAGCATTTATAGCTCATAAATTATACCAATTCAATGGCGTTCTTGCAAATTGCAATTTTGAAGTGTTTGCTTATTTTTTCCCATTCTATTAATTGGGTGAGGTTATGGGCTTTCTAAAATGGAATTGCAACTAATTAGCTTGGACTACATTATAAAGATTTCTACACTTGGGTTTTAGTTGGAATGTAGCTTATATTTGTTAAGCCACAATCTTGCTTACGTCTGCTGAGTTATAGACCACCATAATGTGCTAAAGAGCATGCTGTGTGTTATCAATCTTCTTTGTAACTGTTAACAAAATTTAATATTGGGCCCTTGAGTCTGTGGGATCTCTTACAATATTTTCTAAGTGTCTCCATCTTGTGGGTTATCATCAATCTTCTTGTAACTGTTAATAAATTTTTATATTAGGCACTTGAGTTAGTGGGATCTCTTACAATTATTTTTAAGTGTGCCTATCTTGTGGGTACATAGTAACCAGCTGTATAAGTCCATACAAACCCATTTTTTATTACAGTGGAAGGTGCATCTTGTATGCTGCATAGACAAAAGTCATTTTGTGGGTCTATAGAAATTAAGCAAGAGGCAAACAGATAGATTTGGAAAATGTTTGAAATAGACTTCAGCTGAACATTGTAAACAAGCCTGACACTCTGTTTTGGCAAGTTTAAAACTTTTGGGATTAATAGAATTAATGAACAAATGAATAAGAATGTTGCTGGTAGTCTTTTAGAGAGTTGACCGtattagtttcagttttgaaagTTTGCTAGAGCAGAAGTCTCAGAGGAAGCTGTCAGTGTTAGTTTCAGTTATGAAGTTTGTTAGAGTAGGTGTCTCAGAGGAGAAAGAGAACTAGCagttttagtttcagttttgaaagTTTGTTAGAGCAGGAGTCTCAGAGGGCTCAGAGAGCTGGCAGTGTTAGTTTAAGTTCTGAAGTTTGTAGGAATCTCAGAAGAGTCTTGAGAGCTGGCAGTGTTGGCTCAGTGCTGGAAGTTTGTTACAGTACAAGTTTCAGAGGAGCTCAAGTTCAATAGTTTGGTGTCAATAAGTCGCAGTTTGATGACCAGCCTCTAGAATACATCAATGTATAAGTTATTCTTATACGTCATAATTTATACATTGGTGCATCCTAAGGACTGGATAGCAGTTTTCACTTATATTATATATAATCAGAAGAGTTTCTTGTTTCTTTGAATCTACATAATGTGATTATCTTAAAAATAGTTCAATTAAAATGTATTTCTTCTTTGTATTGCTGCTATCTCTCTAAGTCTTAAACAAATAATATTTCtaaaatttctcaaatttaacctGAAGATGGAATTTACACTCTCCCAATAGTGGTTCCCTTCTGTTGTATACTATATTTTATCTGTTATCTCTTTaagtttatgtgattttcttgatttTAATTTCATGGCATCATGTTTATATTTTAAAGCCTACAGCATATAGAAACTATCTGGTTATTGAATATTGAGTTTCAGTTCTGAGTTTATACCTAATATTTCAGAAATTTCAGATTGTAGCTCCATTTTAATAAAATTAGATTTTAAGTAGAGTTTTTATTCTCTATATCAGTCAGTACCTGCTGGGAACACAGCTGTCCGCAAGTGTGATGATTAAATTCTCAGTACATGGTCAAATCGTGATCTGGCAGTTTGTGGAAAGTTTTATTATTTTTCCGTCCTAAACAAATTTCAGTTGAAGATAACAAATCTTTGATCGGCAACTTGTACTTCCAGTATTCTCAAATTTGACTGTATTTATTAActtattaaaattttcaattttatttaattaataaatataaataaatatgattAAACATTTCGTTGGTgaagcagccaccaaggttcaaatccctgttggATCATTGTGCTCGCAAGCCCTTGTGCCTTCCTGGATCAttgtgctcgcggatttgaacaagtgaagttgTTCTTtatctaaaaatataaaaaataaatatgattaaatattttgaatttcaatcaattaaaGAATACAGTTAAGATGTTAGGTAGACTTAACAATTTTATATAAATTAACAAATAtgattaaatattttcaatttcaattaattaataaaacaattaaatgtGCATTTAGAATGTTCGGCGGAAAGTAACAATTTTATATAAATGATGATACATAATTTTTTTTACTTTAATTTCTAATTTTTGATATTAAATTTAACATAATAGAAAGAAAAATTAAGTATAAATTGATTGTCTCAATTTCTATATATTATTACCATTATTAATAGTGTATATTTttcaattgaaaaataaaaatttaatttaaattatcttGCTCCCCTATTTTAGCTTGTAATGTTTAGTAAAAATTGTCCTCCTAATTGATAA
This genomic stretch from Cryptomeria japonica chromosome 8, Sugi_1.0, whole genome shotgun sequence harbors:
- the LOC131061437 gene encoding remorin, producing the protein MGEEQAPAEPIAAPVLNKDVPEEKVASDPPAAPSREDHTVADDSKALVVIEEEKRLAEEKKEAVVEPAPEKSGSINRDAVLAKVNEEKRAALVKAWEENEVAKADNKYHKALTNIIAWENTKKSSTETKLRKAEEKLEKKKADYIEKMKNEIATIHRKAEEKKAMVEAKRGEEFLKAEEMGAKYRAEGHLPKKFLLCFSA